One Dioscorea cayenensis subsp. rotundata cultivar TDr96_F1 chromosome 19, TDr96_F1_v2_PseudoChromosome.rev07_lg8_w22 25.fasta, whole genome shotgun sequence genomic window, GATCATCGGGCAGGTGATTGAGTCGATGGGGTTAGCTCCCGTGCATCTCGTCTTGCACGATTCAGCCCTAGAAGCCGGCGCGATTTGGATCTCGAGAACGCCAGGATCGGTCCGCAGCGTCACGCTAATCGATTCAGCGACGGGGTTACCAGCTTTCCCATGGGGTTTGCTGGGAGTGCCAGTGCTCGGCGAAATGGTTCTCCGGTCAAAGACTTTGTTCGCCGGGTTGCTGAGGTTATGCTGCTCGAGAAGTGTGGAAGGGTCAGCGGCGGAGGCGCACAGGCTTCTGTTGAGGAAGAAGGGTGGGAAGGAAGGCGTGCTGGAATTGGCGAAGGGTTTGAATGAGAGTTTCGATGTTGGGGAGTGGGCGAGATCGGAGGGTGTCCGAAGCCTGCCATTTCTGGTTCTCTGGTCGAGCATGTGGTCTGATCGATGGATTGATGAAGGTCGCCGCGTGGCTCAAGCTATTCCAATGGCTCAGTTTAGTTATCACTCTGGAGGGAGATGGCCTCAGGTACTCccttttttcttcattatttttcaaattataaatacaaatatatgtatgtattagattttattatttaatattgatgTATGATTTGTGAATGGGAATTCAGGAAGATGCAGGAGATGAAATAGCTGGAATGATAGCAGAGTTTGTGTCATCATTGCCGAAGTCTATTAGGCAGGTAAATGAAGACCAAGATTTAGCGGTGGCGGTGGATGTTGAGGTGGAGGTAGAGCATGCTCACACGCAAAAAAAGTTGGTTGAAAGAAGCAACGATGATAATGATCACTTGTACGGTGAGCACCAGCAGCAGCCGCAACAGCACTATGTTAATGGTCACATGGATATGTATGGGCTTGGTCAAGAATGGTGGAATTGAGAATGATAGGTTGCTTTTATTTTGGATGAATGGATGAGCATCCAGCATCAGCAATATTTTCATGGTAATATGACCAATCGATTTgaaatttggattttgattaagaGCATAAATACATGGTTTCAAATTTCAGTTCAATACAAGATATAAATATCTGACAATGAATGAACGCATGTTAATGCAGGGAAAGAGCAGAAAATTCATGACACTCATTCAGTAACATCTGAACATCAATGAGCCGGTCAAAATCACTGGGTCTTGTTGATACCAAATGTATCCTCTACACCACTAGCTACCTTTTGTCTTCGCTCAGCTATCATATTGGAGTAGGCCTGGCAAGCAGTAAAATAATGACTACTTTGTCAAAGTTTGTCAAGCAATTCTATTTTGATAATAGTAAAACACATTGTGGCATtgtcagtatatatatatatatatataaagagtatAACAAGGAGAGGCTAGCTCCAGCCAACAGGCCCAACACTAAGCAATCAGTATACTCTTATTTTTGATAGTCATGTTTCATGACACTAACTCcatcttcaaaataaaagaacagATACCATAGCCACAGCTCAGACTTCTTAGGGGTAACTTAACGATTTTGAGGGTCAATGAACACTTTAAGgataaattaatgaattaatcaaCCACATCAAGCAAACTAACTTTATCTGATAAATTAGTTACTTCAACTTCTTTGCTGCTAAAGGAATGAGCTCATTTCATCTAAATAATATACgaatatggataaatcacataccTTAGGATATGCATACAGAAAAATATACCACCATATGCATATTATACATGAGACCCCAGCGGTAATTATTGGCGAGTGAAGAAAAACCCAACTGGAAGCAATCACTGCAACTCCAGTGAGTGATATAGTCCATGGTTGACACCTATATATGAACAAATAGAAATGTCCCATGAGTCTTGATAATTATAAGCATTAAAACTTAATAAACAATGTGGCAAAGGAGGATGATTTTACAATAATGCAAGTACTTCAAGAAATCAACTTAAAAGTCCTCACCCTCCACCATTTCAGTTTCAGAGGAAATTACCGAGTACTGAGAATGTACAAGTTTAATGAGAAAGAATAGTATGACATGATAAATGCAAGAATAGCATATACACACATATTCTTTTATAAACCTTCATATTGGTTTAATAGAAGCAAAGTATGAGCCATATACCATGATCCATCCATGTTCTAGTGAATTGTAGGAACATTAACAGTGCATTCAAactcaaaattcaaaaagtGTCAAGTTTTGGAAAAATCTTGAAGGATATATGCAATTAAAGATTGCGTCTTGGACAAGTATTAACCTAACAAAAATCAGGTgaacatgtatatatgtttgaCTCCAATATTCATTGAATCCAGCTCAAGCGCATCACAATCTCACTATAGTTATTAACACATGACTTTCCATTGCTAAAGacttagaaaagaaaattgaatcTAGTACAAACATCAATCATGAAAGCAAGACAAGATgattatgtaaaaattaaaagctAGAAAAAAGAGAGAGGTTAGGGTTACTATGTGGTTCAAGGAGGTCACCAGGAGGGTTTGGTATCCCAAACGGACTCGTATTCAAGAGATAAGTAATTGAGGTAGCCATCCATGTCTTCAACCATTCCATCTTCATCCAAGAATTGAGATTCGTCGGAAGACGCGCCTTTGCCGGCAAGAGAACGGAGACGCAAAGGAGAAGGActgaaagagaaggaaaaggaagaggaagaggaggagggcaaagtggaagaagaaaaatgaggtCTTGGTGGGATGAGATGTGGGCGTGGGAGTAAGGGCGTTAGAGAGACGATGAGGGAACCTAGAGATCccattctgaatttttttttttatcaattctcAGTTGCACAATCCTATT contains:
- the LOC120249824 gene encoding uncharacterized protein LOC120249824 — protein: MGSLGSLIVSLTPLLPRPHLIPPRPHFSSSTLPSSSSSSFSFSFSPSPLRLRSLAGKGASSDESQFLDEDGMVEDMDGYLNYLSLEYESVWDTKPSWCQPWTISLTGVAVIASSWVFLHSPIITAGVSCIICIWWYIFLYAYPKAYSNMIAERRQKVASGVEDTFGINKTQ
- the LOC120249823 gene encoding protein AUXIN RESPONSE 4; its protein translation is MAGASEHEEGGGGGGAAEVSTTSPFWKAMGFWGYLTVFVSVLALFLSSISTPSAHSWFLSLPDDLRSHYSVSKPIKAHLAPHLPPVNVFAADYGPRDSETVLLLHGLASSSFSFRHVIRSLSSRSIRAVAVDLPSAGFSDGLGHRSGGFFDWIRGVCRDIKEKGLFWGFEQMVEKGSNPFEEKPERNSAAVGSEDLGRIIGQVIESMGLAPVHLVLHDSALEAGAIWISRTPGSVRSVTLIDSATGLPAFPWGLLGVPVLGEMVLRSKTLFAGLLRLCCSRSVEGSAAEAHRLLLRKKGGKEGVLELAKGLNESFDVGEWARSEGVRSLPFLVLWSSMWSDRWIDEGRRVAQAIPMAQFSYHSGGRWPQEDAGDEIAGMIAEFVSSLPKSIRQVNEDQDLAVAVDVEVEVEHAHTQKKLVERSNDDNDHLYGEHQQQPQQHYVNGHMDMYGLGQEWWN